DNA from Terriglobales bacterium:
CGCAGTGAAGCGGGCCTCGCTTCCCTTCCCCAGCGCGAACCACAGTCCTGCCAGCCCCACCAGCAGGAACGGAAGGTTGGAGGCAACATTCATGAAGTTGGGCACGCCCAGCCAGGAGCGCGCGTCGGCGAAGCGGTGATAGGCGGGATCCTGCGGAATGCGCGGCAGGAGCGTAACTGCTCCCGCTGCTGCCGGCGTGGCGGCAACCAGCACCGCGATGCGCGTACGGAAGCTCATAGCGGCTCTACGGCGCCCGCGGCCTGGCGACGACCCGGGGTTCGGGCGCCGTCTCCATGGACGGCGTGGCCTGCCACGCCACGTTTCCGACCTGCGGACCCGGCAGAAGCCGTCGCGCAGCCAGCCCTTTGGTGCGCCAACGAAACGCGCAGCGGAAGTCTCGCCGGGCGGCACGTTGAAACTGGCGGAAGCGCTCGCCGGGCGGGCCGATCAGGAGCGCGGCAGGGGGCGTCCGTGCAGGCGCGCGTTCAGCTTGGCCTCGACGCGACGCACCGGCGTCAACAGCAGGGAGCGCAGAACCAGCGCCGCCGCCGCCAGCGCCAGCACCATGAAGTCCCAGTGACCTGACCGCAGATTTACAGCAATAAGGTCATGCGCCAAATGCAGCGGCGGTTCGGCGACTGCCTGGACGGCGGTCAGGAACCAGGTGTCCGCGATGGCTTCCGGACGCACCAGTCCACCCGCGACGAAGAAGTAGGCGACGAAAGAAATCGGCCACAGCAGCATTCCCACCGAGAGCCCTTTACGCAGCCCGCGTATTGCCAGGTACCAGTTCTTGATGCCGGGCTCAGCGCGGGGCGCAACCGGCGGCGCTATCGTCACATACGAGGGCTGGCTGGCCTTCTGCGCCACCAGCTCCAAAGCCGGACGGATGGCCGAAGCAGTCAGTTTGTTGGCGCTCAGCGAGGCCTGGATGTTCTTCAGCCGGTCGCGGACGTCGCGGGCCGCGGGGCGGCAGGTGCGGTCCTTCTGCAGGCAGTTGCGGATCAGCCGGTCGAGTTCGGGTGGAATCTCCGGGTTCAGGCTGGGAATCGAGGGCGGCTCCTGGCTGAGGATGCGGGCCAGCGTCGCCTGCGGCGTGGGACCGGAAAACGGCGTCTTGCCGGTCGCCATCTCGTACAGCACCACGCCGAAGGAAAAGATGTCCGTGCGCGGGTCGATCTCGATGGCCAGGGCCTGCTCCGGCGACATATGGCTCACCGTGCCCAGCAGCGTTAGGCCCGTAGTTTCGAACGACGAGCGGGTCTCACCGGGATCGCCGATCGGATCGCGGTCGCGCAGCTTGGCCAGCCCGAAGTCCAGGATCTTCACCTGGCCGCGCGGCGTCACCATGATGTTTTCCGCCTTCAGGTCGCGATGGATCACGCCATGCTCGTGCGCCGTGACCAGGCCTTCGGCCACTTGCACGGCGATCTCCAGCAACTGCCCCACCTCCAGCGGACGGCCGTCCATCATCTTCTTCAGCGTGCGGCCTTCCACGTACTCCATCACGATGTAGCGCGTGCGGCCTTCCACGCCGAACTGGTGGATGGTCATGATGGAGGGATGCTGCAGGCGGGAAGCGGCGCGGGCTTCACGCAGGAAGCGGGCCTCGCCGGCCGGATCGGGCGTGTCGGGCGCCAGCAGGGTTTTGATGGCAACGGGCCGGTCCAGATTCACGTCGTGGGCACGGTACACTACACCCATGCCGCCGGCACCAATGCGGTCTTCGATGCGATAACCGCCGAAGGTCGAGCCGATCATGCTTCCTTCGCTGCTTCGGGAAGCAACCACAGAGCCCGGAGGAGGTTCAACAGCCAGCTCGCCGCCCTTCACGGACGGAGAGTTCGCTACCCGAATACACACCCGCCTACGCACACGGTAGGTCGCAGCAGGGCTGGGTGTCAAGGTCAAAAGCGGCCTATAGCACTTTGGTGCTATGTCACACATTCCGCTTGTCTTCCGAGCGACTCGGCGCTTTTTCAACAGGGCTGTGGATCAGCCCTTTTTCGGGGCCGCCGGAGGGGCGGATTCCATCATCGGTTCGCCCTCCGGCTGGAAGGACTTGAATTCCACTTCGCGGAACTTGCTGGACGCCTTTCCCTTGGCGTCGGTGGTGAACTTGGTCAGGATACCCTTCAGGACGAAGTAACCCTCGTCGGCTCGCTTCTTGTTCGCAGCCCTGGTCACCTTGCCCTCGAATTCGAACCAGACGCCATGAATCTTCCGCGTGGTGAACTTCAGCCTGTCGCCCTCGAGCGAAGCCTTGTCGAAGAGCTGGTCGAGAAAGGTCTTGCCGCCTCCCGGCTCCTCGTTGAAGCGCGAGACGTAGCCGGTCACTTTGCCTTCCTGAACGTTGATCTGCAGATACTCGCCTTCCTCGAGAAAGGAGTACGCGCCGGAAATATCTTCGAGGGGCGCAGCGGTTGCAGCCGGGACTTGCGGGTTCGCTGCGCTCCCGGGCGGCGCGGTTTGCTGCGCCACCGCCAAGGTTGTCGCAACGAGCAAAAGCAAGATCCATCGAGCCTTCATAAGCGTCACCACGCTCTCTCATTAGACCACGAATCGCGCTTCCGGGCTGACACGCTGCAGTCATCGCGCAGAAGTCGGGTTTTCCCGTCCCAGCGAAGCGGCTACCCGTGCCGCGAGCCGCGGCAGGGCTCGGCTATAATCCTCGTTACTCGGCGATTTCCGCCGGTCCCGCAGTCTATGCAGAGCGGCCCGATGGTTACCGAAGAACGCGCGTCTGGCGCCGTCTCCCCTCCCACGCCGCCTACGCTGCTGGTGGAACTGGAGCCGTGGGGAAAGGTCTTCCGGCGCAATCTGCGGGACCTGCTGCTGCCGCGGCGCGAAGCGCCGCTGCGCCTGACCTCGAGACCGGCGGCGTTCTGGCCGGATGTCTTCGTCCCTACGCGGCCTCCTTACGCGAGCCTGCGGCAGTCGTTCCTGTATCACATTTTCGTCATCCTCACCATTGTCACCTTCCCCACGCTGTGGCGGATGCGGCCGCAAGCGCCGCCTTCGGCCACCGGGAACCGGACGCTCACGTATTACGAGGTTTCCGAGTACCTGCCGTCGCTCTCCACCGGCAGCGCGCCGGCCAAAGTGGCGCGCAAGGGCCGACCCAAGTACGCGCGGCAGCCCCTCATCTCCATCCCCGCGCAGCCGGATAATTCCACGCAGACCATTGTGAATCCCGCAGCGCCCAAGATCCTGCTCGAGGAAGTGAAGATTCCCAACGTGGTCGTGTGGACGCCGGTACCGGCGCCGGCCCCGATCGCGGCCACGGCCCGGCCGACTTCGCAGTTGACGCTGCCCTGGCTGGCGCCGATGGTAGTAGCGCCGCCGCCGGAAGCGCACCGGCGCGACGCTGCGTCGCTACCCAAGATGCCTGCACCAGCGGTGGTCGGCGCGCCACCCACACCGGAAGCTCTGCAGCGCAGGGTCGGAGAGCTGAACATTGCGCGCTCCCATCCTGCCGTGCTGATTCCCAGCCTGCCGGTTCCGGAACAGCGCGCTTCCAGCGGCGAGAGCGAAGGCGGCAACGCCCCGCCACCTCCCTCGACGCACGGCGCAGGCGGCGGAGCCCGGGCGGCGGGTCAACTCATCGCCCTGGGCCTCTCTCCCACCGCGGTCGGCGGGCCGGTGGAAATTCCCCCGGGCAGCCGGCGCGGCATCTTCGCCGCCACGCCCGAGGGCAGTCCGGATAATCCCGGCACGCCGGAGATTGCCGGCGGCGGCAGCGGTCCCGGCGGCACCGGCAGCGGGGAAACCGGCGGACCGGGGAGCGGCACCGCGACGAACCCTTCCGGCGTGTTCATCGGCGGCGGGCCACCAGCAACC
Protein-coding regions in this window:
- a CDS encoding serine/threonine-protein kinase; this translates as MIGSTFGGYRIEDRIGAGGMGVVYRAHDVNLDRPVAIKTLLAPDTPDPAGEARFLREARAASRLQHPSIMTIHQFGVEGRTRYIVMEYVEGRTLKKMMDGRPLEVGQLLEIAVQVAEGLVTAHEHGVIHRDLKAENIMVTPRGQVKILDFGLAKLRDRDPIGDPGETRSSFETTGLTLLGTVSHMSPEQALAIEIDPRTDIFSFGVVLYEMATGKTPFSGPTPQATLARILSQEPPSIPSLNPEIPPELDRLIRNCLQKDRTCRPAARDVRDRLKNIQASLSANKLTASAIRPALELVAQKASQPSYVTIAPPVAPRAEPGIKNWYLAIRGLRKGLSVGMLLWPISFVAYFFVAGGLVRPEAIADTWFLTAVQAVAEPPLHLAHDLIAVNLRSGHWDFMVLALAAAALVLRSLLLTPVRRVEAKLNARLHGRPLPRS
- a CDS encoding TonB family protein codes for the protein MVTEERASGAVSPPTPPTLLVELEPWGKVFRRNLRDLLLPRREAPLRLTSRPAAFWPDVFVPTRPPYASLRQSFLYHIFVILTIVTFPTLWRMRPQAPPSATGNRTLTYYEVSEYLPSLSTGSAPAKVARKGRPKYARQPLISIPAQPDNSTQTIVNPAAPKILLEEVKIPNVVVWTPVPAPAPIAATARPTSQLTLPWLAPMVVAPPPEAHRRDAASLPKMPAPAVVGAPPTPEALQRRVGELNIARSHPAVLIPSLPVPEQRASSGESEGGNAPPPPSTHGAGGGARAAGQLIALGLSPTAVGGPVEIPPGSRRGIFAATPEGSPDNPGTPEIAGGGSGPGGTGSGETGGPGSGTATNPSGVFIGGGPPATGPVAVVAGESNRAGGGGAVTAPGNSVTREQLLAAARAPALPPNVVRETAPATNAPTRPAAGSVESQVFGPKRFYSMTINMPNLTSAGGSWIVRFAELKETTDRTELTAPSAMNKVDPAFPADYIRRRVEGRVLLYAVIRADGSVTDVRVIQGFDDLLDENARLAMTRWRFRPATKHGTPVDLEAIVEIPFKARPSTF